In Candidatus Hydrogenedens sp., the genomic window TTATTAGCTATTTTCCCAGCCTATAAAATTATTCAATTTGTTTACTTAAAAAACAAATTGTTATATATTATATACAAAAAAAATATATGAATTTTCTTTGATGACATAGGAAATATTGAAATGAATGTAAATGAAGAGTTGCAGAGCCTATTAGAAGACCTCATTGCCTTTATAAATCAGGAATATACCTCTAAAAAAACAGTAAATATTTCTCAAGAGTGTGCCCAGAGATGGGATGCTCTCGACCCTCATTCTTTTGCTAAACATATAAAACGTTACAGCCTTGCTTTTGCCGATAAAGGGAAATCGGAAATCAGTAATGAAAACAGTGACCACCAAAGTGAAACCGAACAACAAGAGTTAGAGCAGAGAGAAGAAGAAAATTCATTGGAACATATTCAGCATCAACTAAATTTACTAAAAGAAGAAGTAAAAAAATGTGTTAAATGTCCACTTCATACAGAACGAACTCAGACGGTTTTCGGTACAGGTAACCCACAAGCTAAATTGGTTTTTGTCGGAGAAGCCCCTGGGGCAGAAGAAGACCGACAAGGATTGCCATTTGTGGGGAGGGCAGGACAATTACTTACGGATATTATCGTCAAAGGTATGAAGATGAGACGCGAGGATGTATATATCTGTAATGTGCTGAAATGCCGACCACCTGAAAATCGAGATCCTAATCCTATGGAAGTGTTCCACTGCGAACCTTATTTGCTTGAACAATTGCGTCTTATAAAGCCTAAGGTTATTTGTGCTTTAGGTAGGATTGCTGCACAAACACTATTAAAAACCGATGCACCGACAAATGAGTTAAGGGGTAAATGGCATAATTATCATGGAATACCATTGAGGGTGACTTATCACCCTGCTTATTTATTACGTAACCCTAAGGATAAAGTTAAGACATGGGCAGATATACAGGAAATTATTAAACTCCTCAATGACGAAATCGTGATTGAACTTGATGAAGGACAAAAAGACCTCTTATAAATTGTACATGTTTTGGTTCCATTTTGAGAATTTTTCTATATCAATAATGTATATTAATATAATATATCAAATCAAAAAAAATAATAATTCAGGAGAATCTCATGGAAAGAATTAAAAGGGCAGTTATTAGTTGCTATGATAAAAGTGGTTTAGTTGAATTCGCACAATTTCTACATGAATATCATGTCGAAATTATCGCAACCGTCGGAACAAATGATTATCTTCGAGCCAATGGCATTCCTTCAATATATATCGGCGAATTTACAGGCATTCCTGAAATTCTCGGAGGAAGGTTAAAAACACTTCATCCAAAAATTCATGCGGGATTACTTGCTTTACGGGATAATAAATTACATATAGAACAAATGCAACAATATAATTTTCCACAAATCGACCTTGTAGTGGCAAACCCCAAACCAGTATCGCGAATCATTGAGCAGTCGGGTGGTTCCGTAGATGAATTATTTAATCAAATTGATATTGGCGGTATTACAATGATACGCTCAGCCGCTAAAAACTTTAGATATGTAACTGTAGTTGTTGACAGAATTTATTATCCTTTAGTGATGCATGAAATGCGAGCCCATGAAGGAGCAGTATCCTTTATTACAAGGTACCGTTTAGCTCAGGAGGCTTTCTTCTGTACCTCCCGTTATGATAAGAATATTGCTGAATTTTTAGACCATCATGCATCACCTCCATCGGAATCTGCCCCTTTATGTTCTCAAGAGGAACATCTTTAATTCCTCTATGTAAAAAATTAGTAAACCTATATAAACTTCATGGTTATAAGGAGGTTATTTATGAGAATATTAGTTCTCGGAAGTGGTGGCAGAGAACATGCCCTTTGTTGGAAAATTCAGCAAAGCCCAGAAGTGG contains:
- a CDS encoding uracil-DNA glycosylase, with the protein product MNVNEELQSLLEDLIAFINQEYTSKKTVNISQECAQRWDALDPHSFAKHIKRYSLAFADKGKSEISNENSDHQSETEQQELEQREEENSLEHIQHQLNLLKEEVKKCVKCPLHTERTQTVFGTGNPQAKLVFVGEAPGAEEDRQGLPFVGRAGQLLTDIIVKGMKMRREDVYICNVLKCRPPENRDPNPMEVFHCEPYLLEQLRLIKPKVICALGRIAAQTLLKTDAPTNELRGKWHNYHGIPLRVTYHPAYLLRNPKDKVKTWADIQEIIKLLNDEIVIELDEGQKDLL
- a CDS encoding IMP cyclohydrolase; its protein translation is MERIKRAVISCYDKSGLVEFAQFLHEYHVEIIATVGTNDYLRANGIPSIYIGEFTGIPEILGGRLKTLHPKIHAGLLALRDNKLHIEQMQQYNFPQIDLVVANPKPVSRIIEQSGGSVDELFNQIDIGGITMIRSAAKNFRYVTVVVDRIYYPLVMHEMRAHEGAVSFITRYRLAQEAFFCTSRYDKNIAEFLDHHASPPSESAPLCSQEEHL